One Tenrec ecaudatus isolate mTenEca1 chromosome 12, mTenEca1.hap1, whole genome shotgun sequence DNA segment encodes these proteins:
- the PSPH gene encoding phosphoserine phosphatase, translating into MVSHSELRSLFCSADAVCFDVDSTVIREEGIDELARFCGVEDAVSEMTRRAMGGAVPFKAALTERLELIRPSREQVQRLLAEHPPHLTPGIRELVSRLHEHNVQVFLISGGFRSIVEHVASKLSIPATNVFANRLKFYFNGEYAGFDETQPTAESGGKGKVIKFLKEKFHFKKIVMIGDGATDLEACPPADAFIGFGGNVIRQQVKDNSKWYITDFVELLRELED; encoded by the exons ATGGTGTCCCACTCCGAACTGAGGAGCCTTTTCTGCTCGGCCGACGCCGTCTGCTTTGACGTGGACAGCACGGTCATCAGAGAGGAGGGCATCGATGAGCTGGCCAGGTTCTGCGGCGTTGAGGACGCGGTGTCAGAAAT GACGCGGCGGGCCATGGGCGGCGCGGTGCCTTTCAAGGCTGCGCTGACCGAGCGCCTAGAGCTGATCCGGCCCTCCCGGGAACAGGTGCAGAGGCTGTTGGCAGAGCACCCGCCACACCTGACCCCTGGGATCAG GGAGCTGGTCAGTCGCCTCCATGAGCACAACGTCCAGGTGTTCTTAATATCGGGGGGCTTTCGGAGCATCGTCGAGCACGTGGCTTCAAAGCTCAGTATCCCGGCCACCAACGTGTTCGCCAACAGGCTGAAATTCTATTTTAATG GTGAATACGCAGGCTTTGACGAGACGCAGCCAACAGCAGAATCCGGTGGGAAAGGAAAAGTCATCAAATTCCTAAAGGAAAAATTTCACTTTAAGAAAATAGTCATGATAGGTGACGGGGCCACCGACTTGGAAGCCTGCCCCCCTGCT GATGCTTTCATTGGGTTCGGAGGAAATGTGATCAGACAGCAAGTCAAGGATAACTCCAAGTGGTACATCACCGACTTCGTGGAGCTGCTGAGAGAGCTGGAAGACTAG